A single genomic interval of Coccidioides posadasii str. Silveira chromosome 1, complete sequence harbors:
- the SUN1 gene encoding Secreted beta-glucosidase sun1 (CAZy:GH132~SECRETED:SignalP(1-18)~EggNog:ENOG410PFHK~COG:S~BUSCO:9796at33183), giving the protein MKLTPAILTLAAAGSVAASHHQHRHGHVHMKRNPVPTKVVTVPGPIVVAYELDGKPISKEEACKGITEGSLLWADGGSYPEVCEPTPPAPVDKPKGGQEFYESPKPEEPATTSEAALPPVPTPSAPKIDLPKPELPKPKLPEPDISLPGEGEGLDTDFPDGEIDCSDFPSKYGPISLHWLGHGGWSGVQLPNYGGGLISSIRTAIKGEGCTEGTMCSYACPPGYQKSQWPSTQGSTGESVGGLECKNGKLRLTNPTLSKKLCVKGAGGVKVKNTMSEVVSVCRTDYPGTESETIPLLASPGSTNPLTCPDAGTYYKWKNMPTSAQYYVNPKGIGIKEACQWGDGSKPIGNWAPINLGVGKKDGATWISIFQNKPTTNEKLDFKIEIKGDNLSGSCRYENGLFYSATGSNSDGCTVQVMSGEATYVFS; this is encoded by the exons ATGAAGCTCACACCCGCAATCCTGACGCTTGCTGCTGCCGGCTCCGTCGCGGCCAGCCACCATCAACATCGACATGGTCATGTTCATATGAAGCGTAATCCCGTGCCCACCAAGGTCGTGACTGTGCCTGGACCCATTGTCGTCGCCTACGAGCTTGATGGCAAGCCCATTAGCAAGGAGGAAGCCTGCAAGGGCATTACGGAGGGCAGTCTCCTCTGGGCTGATGGCGGAAGCTACCCTGAGGTGTGCGAGCCCACACCACCAGCCCCAGTCGACAAGCCCAAGGGCGGCCAGGAGTTCTATGAATCCCCCAAGCCTGAAGAGCCAGCCACGACCTCTGAGGCCGCTCTGCCTCCTGTTCCAACTCCTTCTGCTCCAAAGATTGACCTTCCCAAGCCAGAGCTCCCGAAACCAAAGCTCCCAGAGCCAGACATCTCCTTGCCAGGTGAGGGCGAAGGGCTCGACACCGATTTCCCTGATGGCGAGATTGATTGCTCTGACTTCCCATCGAAATATGGCCCCATTTCTCTCCATTGGCTTGGTCACGGCGGGTGGAGTGGCGTCCAACTCCCCAACTATGGTGGTGGCCTGATCAGCAGCATCCGAACTGCTATTAAGGGTGAAGGCTGCACTGAAGGAACTATGTGCTCGTATGCCTGTCCTCCTGGTTACCAAAAGTCCCAGTGGCCATCCACGCAAGGCTCTACCGGTGAGTCGGTTGGTGGACTGGAATGCAAGAACGGCAAGCTCCGTCTCACCAATCCCACTCTCTCCAAGAAGCTTTGCGTTAAGGGTGCTGGTGGCGTCAAAGTGAAGAACACGATGAGCGAGGTCGTCTCTGTTTGCCGAACCGATTATCCCG GAACCGAATCCGAGACTATTCCTCTCCTTGCATCCCCTGGATCGACTAACCCACTCACTTGCCCTGATGCCGGTACCTATTACAAGTGGAAGAACATGCCTACCTCTGCGCAGTATTACGTCAACCCCAAGGGCATTGGCATTAAGGAAGCTTGCCAGTGGGGTGACGGCAGCAAGCCAATCGGCAACTGGGCCCCGATCAATCTTGGTGTTGGAAAGAAGGATGGTGCCACCTGGATCTCCATCTTCCAGAACAAGCCCACCACCAACGAGAAGCTCGACTTCAAGATTGAAATCAAGGGTGACAACCTCTCTGGTTCTTGCCGATACGAGAACGGTCTTTTCTACTCTGCCACCGGAAGCAACAGCGATGGATGCACG GTCCAAGTTATGTC